From Candidatus Nucleicultrix amoebiphila FS5, a single genomic window includes:
- a CDS encoding ChaB family protein, translating to MPYKTLSDLPEPVKKNLPIHAQEIYRAAFNNALEEYKNPKRRRTSSSTQEQVAHRVAWAAVKKKYQKSNDHWILSTRENIP from the coding sequence ATGCCTTATAAGACCCTTTCTGACTTGCCGGAGCCTGTAAAAAAAAATTTACCTATACACGCCCAAGAAATTTATAGGGCCGCGTTTAATAATGCTCTAGAAGAATACAAAAATCCCAAAAGAAGACGAACGTCTTCTTCAACACAAGAACAGGTAGCGCATAGGGTTGCCTGGGCCGCCGTTAAAAAAAAATATCAGAAATCTAATGATCATTGGATTTTGTCCACACGAGAAAACATACCATAA
- a CDS encoding SemiSWEET family sugar transporter: MNKSHFSWYTRPYFRMFYEKYMMVVGLIGQLLFYLQAIKIYHTRSAEDLSLTGFLIAFFSLISWLFYGIILRNKVLIFVNITGSFGALLVVLLKILVDHKIL, encoded by the coding sequence ATGAATAAATCTCACTTTTCTTGGTATACGAGACCCTATTTTCGTATGTTCTATGAGAAATATATGATGGTCGTCGGACTCATCGGCCAACTTTTATTTTATCTGCAAGCGATTAAAATTTATCACACACGATCAGCGGAAGATCTTTCTTTAACAGGCTTTTTGATTGCATTTTTTTCACTCATAAGTTGGCTTTTTTACGGCATAATTTTGCGCAATAAAGTCTTAATCTTCGTCAATATTACCGGCAGCTTTGGTGCCCTACTTGTCGTTTTACTCAAAATACTTGTCGACCATAAAATACTTTAA
- a CDS encoding ABC transporter ATP-binding protein — protein sequence MTTPSIFSAIKKLSSLLTRDEKWKCIGIIGFAVCTSILEITTAAVVIIFAQTLNQTEVGQKYLTRVGFEPHLSPSQVVLYMAISCGAVYLIKNFIAAAEIFYQNFSIQKMNYNFKSRILYRYAQSDYGFYLTRNSSQGIQLVGSEADYIFSAGMISLATVFSETVVFLFLIMMVVYINPSLAIFIFIIGAILGTLTSKFILPQFYHWGQKLQEAGLFCTKHLQQFFHSFKEIVLTGKQREFIAAYEIHSLKKSKIQAIYSATNALPRLLVETLFIGLLVITVSYLCLKHESPMQLLGTLSGYLYVGFRLMPGLNRILSQLNLFKSAAFFIERVYTEYHISILKRHYIDIPQFHFKESISFKDVSFKYLNTERESLKEVNFEIHKGEKIGIIGETGSGKSTLIDTLLGLLTPHTGSIMIDHQFPVNSSQWHSVVGYVPQSIYLIDDTIEANISFELNPTEIDYERLNRAIDDAQLRRYIDGLPNGLKTIVGERGIRLSGGERQRIAIARALYRNPEVLIFDEATSALDNKTESKLIDTINLLSNDHTVIMVAHRLSTLKNCDRLFEVNKGTLTVLTSHKQNLLKS from the coding sequence TTGACCACCCCTTCAATATTCTCTGCCATCAAAAAATTAAGCTCCCTTCTTACTCGAGATGAGAAATGGAAATGTATAGGGATTATTGGGTTTGCAGTATGTACGTCTATATTAGAAATCACTACTGCTGCTGTTGTCATTATTTTTGCTCAAACTCTCAATCAAACTGAAGTGGGACAAAAATATTTGACTAGAGTGGGTTTTGAACCCCACCTATCGCCAAGTCAAGTCGTTCTATATATGGCTATCAGTTGTGGAGCTGTATATTTGATCAAAAATTTTATTGCTGCCGCAGAAATATTTTATCAAAATTTTTCTATCCAAAAAATGAATTATAATTTTAAAAGCAGGATCCTCTATCGTTACGCACAATCAGACTATGGCTTTTATTTAACTAGGAATTCATCTCAAGGTATACAACTTGTGGGAAGTGAGGCTGATTATATTTTCTCTGCAGGCATGATTTCTCTGGCTACGGTTTTCTCTGAAACGGTCGTCTTTTTATTTTTAATTATGATGGTGGTGTATATCAATCCATCATTAGCGATTTTCATTTTTATTATTGGCGCTATTTTAGGAACTTTAACAAGCAAGTTTATTCTTCCTCAATTTTATCATTGGGGTCAAAAACTACAAGAAGCTGGATTATTTTGCACCAAACACTTACAGCAATTCTTTCATTCATTTAAAGAAATAGTTTTAACTGGCAAGCAAAGAGAATTCATTGCTGCATATGAAATACATTCATTAAAGAAATCAAAAATACAAGCCATCTATTCTGCCACGAATGCACTTCCTCGTCTATTGGTTGAAACTTTATTTATTGGACTGCTTGTTATTACTGTGTCTTACTTGTGTTTAAAGCATGAAAGTCCAATGCAGCTTTTGGGCACTTTAAGTGGTTATCTGTATGTAGGATTTCGTCTGATGCCAGGACTTAATCGTATCCTTTCTCAGTTAAACCTATTTAAATCCGCGGCTTTTTTTATTGAAAGAGTCTATACTGAATATCACATATCAATTCTTAAAAGACATTACATTGATATTCCGCAATTTCACTTTAAAGAATCTATTTCTTTTAAAGACGTTTCTTTTAAATATCTTAATACGGAAAGAGAGTCACTTAAAGAAGTAAATTTTGAAATCCACAAAGGTGAAAAGATTGGAATTATTGGTGAAACGGGATCGGGTAAATCAACTCTTATAGATACACTGTTGGGTCTCTTAACACCGCATACCGGCTCAATTATGATTGATCATCAATTTCCAGTGAACTCAAGCCAATGGCATAGCGTAGTGGGTTACGTGCCTCAATCAATATATTTGATAGATGATACAATTGAGGCAAATATTTCCTTTGAACTAAACCCTACAGAGATAGATTATGAACGCTTAAATCGGGCAATTGATGATGCTCAGTTAAGAAGATATATTGACGGTTTACCAAACGGATTAAAAACAATTGTAGGCGAGAGAGGCATTCGTCTTTCTGGTGGAGAGCGTCAACGTATTGCTATAGCGAGAGCTCTTTATAGGAATCCGGAAGTTTTAATTTTTGATGAAGCAACATCAGCTTTGGATAACAAGACAGAAAGTAAGCTCATTGATACCATTAACCTTCTAAGTAATGACCATACTGTCATTATGGTTG
- a CDS encoding response regulator, translated as MTNKFLSEKSTDHLDMYLGRKLKEFRQRVHWTLSDLASRVSLSHQQIHKYEQAQSKISASMLYQFAHVFNTNPNSFFEGYQPLDVDEKVDTKDLITGSKKKSVNLLLVEDNPGDEYLVRKALSNTEDAFNIYQMHSGEDVLDFLKNRQLHPFPRPDIILLDLHLPGISGHDVLRVIKQDRDMQEIPVLVMTNSLNKMDLIKSYKNFASGYISKSFEYEKFENSLLKALDYWVEAVILPTSD; from the coding sequence ATGACCAATAAGTTTTTGTCAGAAAAGAGTACAGATCACCTTGATATGTACTTAGGAAGAAAACTAAAGGAATTTAGACAAAGGGTACATTGGACACTTAGCGATCTCGCAAGTCGTGTTAGTTTATCCCATCAACAAATTCACAAATATGAGCAGGCACAGAGCAAAATATCGGCAAGCATGCTTTATCAATTTGCCCATGTCTTTAATACCAATCCAAATTCCTTCTTTGAAGGGTATCAACCCCTCGATGTTGATGAAAAAGTCGATACAAAAGATTTAATCACTGGCAGTAAAAAGAAATCTGTGAATCTTTTGCTTGTTGAAGATAACCCTGGTGATGAATATCTGGTTCGCAAAGCACTTTCCAACACTGAAGATGCTTTTAATATATACCAGATGCATTCAGGTGAAGATGTGTTGGATTTTCTTAAAAACAGACAGCTGCACCCTTTTCCTCGCCCGGACATCATTTTGTTAGATTTGCATCTCCCCGGCATTAGTGGACACGATGTTCTAAGGGTAATTAAGCAAGATCGGGATATGCAAGAAATTCCAGTGCTTGTTATGACAAATAGCTTGAATAAAATGGATCTCATTAAGTCGTATAAAAATTTTGCAAGTGGCTATATTTCTAAATCTTTTGAATATGAAAAATTTGAGAACTCTTTGTTAAAAGCCTTAGACTATTGGGTTGAAGCCGTTATCTTGCCGACTTCTGATTAA
- a CDS encoding RipA family octameric membrane protein translates to MHNKLKFFLRPPQNDEDKNIAFDQYKILVESINKSNEIREASNNFWTTVNALGISAIAYIRDNQSVDSYHKPLVLWGMIALGIILCVSWISYLGTIKKTIDIRNRLLLEIEKFFPFRLFTILILQTGRQKGKRSLTTKETIIPYLFIIFYASFGIFIFLYP, encoded by the coding sequence ATGCACAATAAATTAAAATTCTTCCTAAGACCTCCCCAAAACGATGAAGATAAGAACATAGCCTTTGATCAGTACAAGATACTTGTGGAGTCCATTAATAAAAGCAATGAGATCAGGGAGGCTTCTAATAATTTTTGGACGACAGTGAATGCATTAGGAATCTCTGCTATTGCTTATATCCGGGATAATCAAAGTGTTGATTCCTACCATAAACCCCTCGTCCTTTGGGGTATGATTGCGTTGGGCATTATTTTGTGTGTGTCCTGGATCAGTTATCTTGGCACTATAAAAAAAACGATAGACATCAGAAACAGATTACTTCTGGAAATTGAGAAATTCTTTCCTTTTCGACTTTTTACCATTCTTATTTTACAAACAGGTCGTCAAAAAGGCAAAAGGTCTTTAACGACGAAAGAAACCATCATCCCCTACTTATTCATAATATTTTACGCTTCCTTTGGAATTTTTATATTTTTATACCCGTGA
- a CDS encoding transporter associated domain-containing protein — MKGHSFELKSLVKEAPCVMEDSLGFEVLEQFKKYKTHLGIVVDEYGAMQGIITLVDFFETLVGDVPGSQEKEPYEITRRKDGSWLCDGLTPIDDIEDLLETKIVRAFEAEDFNTLAGFLLVHFKRIPEVGESIYWDGFKFEIVDLDGKRIDKVLIQRAEE, encoded by the coding sequence ATGAAAGGACATTCTTTTGAATTAAAATCATTGGTCAAAGAGGCACCTTGTGTAATGGAAGATTCTCTTGGCTTTGAGGTGCTTGAACAATTTAAAAAATATAAAACTCATCTTGGTATAGTAGTCGACGAATATGGTGCCATGCAGGGAATTATAACTCTTGTTGACTTTTTTGAAACCCTTGTAGGGGATGTCCCAGGATCTCAAGAAAAAGAACCTTATGAAATTACTCGGCGCAAAGATGGCTCATGGTTGTGTGATGGATTAACTCCTATAGATGATATCGAAGATCTTCTTGAAACAAAGATTGTCCGCGCTTTTGAAGCAGAAGATTTTAACACTCTCGCAGGCTTTCTTCTTGTTCATTTTAAGCGGATCCCAGAGGTAGGGGAAAGTATTTATTGGGATGGATTTAAATTTGAAATTGTTGATCTAGATGGCAAAAGAATTGATAAAGTCTTAATACAAAGGGCTGAAGAATAA
- a CDS encoding host attachment protein has product MMFKKIVLTTDAHHAKIYSIKGLKITSLIKEFSAPSRQIWNNNTSRDNFYHKASTQSHFLDPRTKIKEALENDFATQISKELKLLCHRLPYDALIVFAEPKLMGKLRKHVNRQHIKVKIFWKSQNLCHQNEHEIEKHLLNLNHHKN; this is encoded by the coding sequence ATGATGTTTAAGAAAATAGTTTTAACAACCGATGCCCATCATGCCAAAATTTATTCTATAAAAGGCCTGAAAATTACCTCCTTAATCAAAGAATTCTCCGCTCCTTCTCGTCAAATATGGAACAATAACACTTCGCGGGATAATTTTTATCATAAAGCAAGCACCCAAAGTCATTTTCTTGATCCACGCACCAAGATTAAAGAGGCTTTAGAAAATGATTTTGCGACACAAATTTCTAAAGAGCTCAAATTATTATGTCACCGCTTGCCCTATGACGCCTTAATCGTTTTTGCAGAACCAAAACTCATGGGAAAATTGAGAAAGCACGTAAACAGACAACATATTAAGGTAAAAATATTTTGGAAGTCTCAAAACCTTTGTCACCAAAATGAGCATGAAATAGAAAAGCATCTCCTTAACCTTAATCATCATAAGAATTAA
- a CDS encoding class I SAM-dependent methyltransferase — MNLFLYSALGVSVLLIGGLLWRLSSNRHKLPCPSWLAWLVELDNPFAHAHKASSIIEALPIFDGIKILDIGCGPGRVALPLAQRIAEKNGWVTGLDIQHKMIEKTQAKAQVLGLTNIDFIHGALDTINLNKNTYDVVLMVCILGEIPENERVTALTSLADAVKPNGIVSITETIFDPHFQKTQTVVDLMKKVGFVQKKFIGNKGAYTLHFEKQKS, encoded by the coding sequence ATGAATTTATTCCTATATAGCGCGCTTGGGGTATCTGTCCTCCTCATTGGAGGACTACTATGGAGACTCTCTTCCAATCGCCACAAATTGCCCTGTCCCTCTTGGCTCGCATGGCTTGTTGAATTAGACAATCCTTTTGCACATGCTCATAAAGCTTCTTCAATCATCGAAGCACTGCCAATTTTTGACGGCATAAAAATCCTCGATATTGGATGTGGTCCAGGCAGAGTTGCTTTACCCTTAGCCCAAAGAATTGCTGAAAAAAACGGCTGGGTAACAGGCTTGGATATTCAACACAAGATGATTGAGAAAACGCAAGCCAAAGCACAGGTGCTTGGGCTCACGAATATTGATTTCATTCATGGGGCGCTTGATACAATCAACCTAAACAAGAACACGTATGATGTCGTTCTTATGGTTTGCATTTTGGGTGAAATCCCCGAAAATGAAAGGGTTACCGCGCTGACAAGCCTTGCAGACGCCGTAAAGCCAAATGGGATCGTTTCCATCACAGAAACCATCTTTGACCCTCATTTTCAAAAAACGCAAACAGTCGTCGACTTAATGAAGAAGGTTGGCTTTGTTCAAAAAAAGTTTATCGGAAACAAGGGTGCGTACACCCTGCACTTTGAAAAGCAAAAATCTTAG
- a CDS encoding DUF378 domain-containing protein, which translates to MIDTISLCLVFLGIVFWLCQGLFHLDIVSDLFSRDSFLCKLIYFSTGFSAVNMLYVNFRG; encoded by the coding sequence ATGATTGATACAATTTCGTTATGCCTTGTTTTTCTGGGAATTGTTTTTTGGTTATGTCAGGGGCTATTTCATCTGGATATAGTTTCTGATTTGTTTAGTAGAGACAGTTTTTTATGTAAGCTTATTTATTTTTCAACGGGGTTTAGTGCAGTGAATATGTTGTATGTGAATTTTAGGGGATGA
- a CDS encoding sensor histidine kinase: MTKISTPKILYNKFPYKKGIDLHNEKLRRIIETLPVSMVVFDKDLRFVIASDRFFENSPLQKDKIKPLDHWYSIVPDMPKKWKLIHQRCLKGESLKCDEDPFYRKDGSIEWWRWEVVPLYEADKTIGGLILYAESITEQKTTEKNLRQMLRRLNESNNGLSKFAHACAHDLHAPLRTMSNYLQLLHKNLLNDNRKTQEYYQVIMKNAEYMSTLIHKTLQYSNDSQEEISKTWFEMTDIVENLLIILNDDIQAKNAKISWEKLPKIFADKVLIYQVVQNLVLNALHYNDSKIPILKIFFEENSNHWTLAFQDNGPGINKINLSKVFRAYHRATPEKKCDGLGLGLYKCKKIIASHGGRMWGESELNKGTTFYFTLPKGKEDF; the protein is encoded by the coding sequence ATGACAAAAATAAGTACTCCCAAAATTCTTTACAATAAGTTTCCTTATAAGAAAGGGATAGATCTTCACAATGAAAAATTGCGAAGAATTATTGAGACTCTTCCTGTCTCCATGGTAGTTTTTGATAAAGATCTACGCTTTGTTATTGCGAGTGATCGTTTTTTTGAAAATTCACCTCTTCAAAAAGACAAAATAAAACCCTTAGATCACTGGTATAGCATCGTTCCAGATATGCCAAAAAAATGGAAACTTATCCATCAGCGTTGCTTAAAAGGAGAAAGTCTTAAATGTGATGAAGATCCATTTTATCGCAAAGATGGATCTATAGAATGGTGGCGCTGGGAAGTCGTCCCTCTTTATGAAGCAGATAAAACAATTGGTGGATTGATTCTTTATGCTGAAAGCATCACTGAGCAAAAAACAACAGAAAAGAATTTAAGGCAAATGTTGAGACGTCTTAATGAATCAAACAATGGTCTTTCCAAATTTGCTCATGCTTGTGCTCATGATCTCCATGCACCTTTGCGCACGATGTCTAACTATCTTCAGCTTTTGCACAAAAACTTGTTGAACGATAATCGAAAGACTCAAGAATATTATCAAGTCATCATGAAAAACGCTGAATATATGAGCACCTTGATTCACAAAACCTTGCAGTATTCCAATGACTCCCAGGAGGAGATTTCTAAAACTTGGTTCGAGATGACAGACATTGTAGAAAACCTTTTGATTATTCTTAATGATGACATTCAAGCTAAGAACGCTAAAATCTCGTGGGAGAAATTACCCAAAATCTTTGCAGATAAAGTACTGATATATCAAGTGGTACAGAACCTTGTTCTCAATGCGCTTCACTATAACGATTCTAAAATTCCTATCCTTAAAATATTTTTTGAAGAGAACTCAAACCATTGGACACTGGCATTTCAAGATAATGGCCCCGGAATTAATAAAATTAACCTTTCTAAGGTTTTTCGAGCCTACCACCGTGCAACGCCAGAAAAAAAATGTGATGGGTTAGGTCTTGGTCTTTATAAGTGCAAAAAAATTATTGCGAGCCATGGAGGCAGAATGTGGGGAGAATCAGAATTGAACAAAGGAACAACTTTTTATTTTACCCTTCCCAAGGGAAAAGAGGATTTTTAA
- a CDS encoding efflux RND transporter periplasmic adaptor subunit produces MSNIFPKNLIAFFVIFLTFSNIVKVSSSPSQSRDITSSKTEKKKKILYWIDAMEPTIRYDKPGKSRMGMELVPVYAEESKSPSLSPGEIHIDPQITNTLGVRTAEVKESTLFQKIRAYGSIAVKEDNITSVTSRVDGWIKKLYANELGKVVEKDKPLLEFYSPRIVQIQQAYLTFLKQENKSGNVRILKNTLKTLGLSDRQIENITTTKSRQDTIPFYAPMDGVISELNVREGSQVKAEDTLLKITDLSTVWAILEIFGEEAFSLKAGQTVEIRIPDVSEKIWRASIEYVYPEANSSIRTVKVRVLLPNPEGFLRPNMVVNARILTSPKKALTIPREALIYGTSKNYVIVSLGEGRFSPRLVTPGIETEEDVEILAGLKGGEKVVTSGQFLIDSESNLKASLERLSSLDTLQDTPILNMHKGH; encoded by the coding sequence ATGAGTAACATTTTCCCTAAAAATCTCATTGCTTTCTTTGTTATCTTTTTAACGTTTTCTAACATAGTAAAAGTTTCATCCTCTCCTTCTCAATCGAGGGACATAACTTCTTCAAAGACTGAAAAGAAAAAAAAGATCCTCTATTGGATTGATGCTATGGAACCTACCATCCGGTATGATAAACCAGGAAAATCCAGGATGGGAATGGAGCTTGTTCCTGTTTACGCGGAAGAAAGCAAATCACCCTCTTTGTCTCCAGGCGAGATTCACATTGATCCCCAAATTACCAATACGCTTGGCGTAAGAACTGCAGAAGTAAAAGAATCAACACTCTTTCAAAAAATACGTGCTTATGGCTCAATTGCTGTTAAAGAAGACAACATTACGAGCGTCACGAGTCGTGTGGATGGGTGGATTAAAAAACTTTATGCCAATGAGCTTGGTAAAGTTGTTGAGAAAGATAAGCCTCTTCTCGAATTTTATTCTCCACGCATTGTTCAAATTCAGCAAGCATATCTTACCTTTTTAAAACAGGAGAATAAATCTGGGAATGTAAGGATTTTGAAAAACACCCTTAAAACTTTAGGCCTAAGCGATAGACAAATAGAAAACATTACGACGACTAAATCACGCCAAGACACAATCCCTTTCTACGCTCCTATGGATGGGGTCATTTCAGAGCTAAACGTTCGAGAAGGATCACAAGTGAAGGCAGAGGATACACTTTTAAAAATCACAGATCTTTCGACCGTATGGGCAATCCTTGAAATCTTTGGTGAAGAGGCTTTCTCTCTTAAAGCGGGACAAACGGTCGAAATTCGCATTCCCGATGTTTCAGAAAAAATCTGGCGTGCATCAATAGAATATGTTTATCCTGAAGCAAACTCATCTATTCGTACAGTTAAAGTGCGCGTTCTCTTACCGAATCCTGAGGGGTTTTTAAGGCCCAATATGGTTGTTAATGCAAGGATCTTAACTTCTCCTAAAAAAGCTCTGACCATCCCAAGAGAAGCTCTTATTTATGGTACTTCCAAAAATTATGTTATTGTGTCGTTAGGGGAAGGTCGCTTTTCTCCTCGTCTCGTTACGCCGGGCATTGAAACAGAAGAGGATGTGGAAATCCTAGCGGGATTAAAAGGAGGTGAAAAAGTAGTCACTTCAGGTCAATTTCTTATCGATTCAGAATCCAATCTAAAAGCGAGCCTTGAGAGACTTTCGAGTCTTGATACTCTTCAAGACACCCCTATTCTCAATATGCACAAAGGTCATTAA
- a CDS encoding sensor histidine kinase, with protein sequence MKSFNTKNRLKTLIENKSFITRFFKKNLKNYTKHKDLNHVRLLALLQPLSLTVGSIMKKTSQKRLSQEDTKNLFKLSRNILIAFVEEAPVAIALVNNKLEYIEKSALWDKIMKNILRSNDTQNSSLLDDFVHRPHYWKSLFDKGLKGNVLTSEHEKCIIEDKTFWLRWEIHPWHETPKKIGGLMLFLEDITKEKNMEINCSILKAKTENLESFVYMCPHDLQSYTRTISIFFSLLVKHQKKTLDKTAQKYISFISTALDNMKSLIQNSLKMSTLKRENLQKELFSLQDLILEILKDLSPDITAKNAKIETRNLPEIYGDRALLKRTFQNLIMNALKFCDTTPQITINSIRKKNFHIISLKDNGIGIQEDDQEKIFTNFYRGNVGSVGGSGLGLAFCRKVIDYHQGNIWVESKVNKGSTFYIKLKA encoded by the coding sequence ATGAAATCATTCAATACTAAAAATAGACTTAAGACTCTCATCGAAAACAAATCTTTTATCACACGCTTTTTTAAAAAAAACCTTAAGAATTATACAAAACATAAAGATTTAAATCACGTAAGGTTGCTCGCTCTTCTGCAGCCTTTATCTTTAACTGTTGGCTCCATCATGAAAAAAACATCTCAAAAGAGATTAAGTCAAGAAGACACCAAAAACCTATTTAAACTCAGCAGAAACATCCTCATTGCCTTTGTTGAAGAGGCGCCTGTCGCCATAGCCTTAGTGAATAATAAGCTAGAGTACATAGAAAAAAGCGCGCTGTGGGACAAGATCATGAAAAACATCTTAAGGAGCAACGACACTCAAAACTCATCTTTGCTGGATGATTTTGTGCATCGACCACACTACTGGAAAAGCTTATTTGACAAGGGGTTAAAGGGGAACGTTTTAACAAGCGAACATGAAAAATGTATCATAGAAGATAAGACTTTTTGGCTACGTTGGGAGATTCATCCTTGGCATGAAACACCTAAAAAAATAGGAGGTCTTATGCTCTTCCTTGAAGATATAACTAAAGAGAAAAATATGGAAATAAATTGCTCTATATTAAAAGCTAAAACTGAAAATCTAGAAAGCTTTGTATATATGTGCCCCCATGATTTACAAAGTTATACCAGAACAATCAGCATATTCTTTTCTCTCCTCGTTAAGCATCAAAAAAAAACCTTAGATAAAACTGCACAAAAGTATATTTCATTTATATCCACTGCCCTAGACAACATGAAGTCTTTGATTCAAAATTCTTTAAAAATGTCCACGTTAAAGAGAGAAAATCTGCAAAAAGAACTTTTTTCATTACAAGATCTTATCCTTGAAATTCTCAAGGATTTGAGCCCTGATATTACTGCTAAAAACGCGAAAATAGAGACGAGGAATTTGCCTGAGATTTATGGGGATCGCGCTCTTTTAAAAAGAACTTTTCAAAACTTAATTATGAACGCCTTGAAGTTTTGCGACACCACTCCTCAGATCACCATAAACTCTATAAGAAAAAAAAACTTTCACATAATTTCCTTAAAAGATAATGGTATTGGCATACAAGAGGATGATCAGGAAAAGATTTTTACAAACTTCTATCGTGGGAATGTGGGAAGCGTGGGAGGATCAGGCTTGGGGCTAGCCTTTTGCCGTAAAGTTATTGACTATCATCAAGGTAATATATGGGTAGAGTCAAAAGTAAACAAAGGATCCACTTTCTATATAAAGCTTAAGGCTTGA
- a CDS encoding DUF2383 domain-containing protein yields the protein MVTKVGLQQDIFDALKDLIELDLDAIEAYDAALNRLEDTSYKTTMSSFKDDHHRHVKELSDYLIKHKHQPPQKGDLKKILTQGKVIISELFGDNAIIGAMKSNEVDTKTAYKRMLTYDGIDDALNEILQRGFNDERRHFAWMETHHDKSFD from the coding sequence ATGGTGACAAAAGTTGGATTACAACAAGATATCTTTGATGCGTTAAAAGACTTAATAGAGTTAGATCTCGATGCGATCGAAGCCTATGATGCCGCTCTTAATAGACTTGAAGACACCTCATACAAAACAACAATGAGCAGCTTCAAGGATGATCATCATCGACACGTCAAAGAGCTTTCTGATTATCTTATCAAGCACAAACATCAACCCCCTCAAAAAGGAGATCTCAAGAAAATTCTCACGCAAGGCAAAGTCATTATTTCTGAATTATTTGGAGACAACGCCATCATTGGTGCCATGAAAAGCAATGAAGTAGACACAAAGACCGCCTACAAACGGATGTTGACCTATGACGGAATAGACGATGCTCTCAATGAAATTCTTCAACGTGGCTTTAATGACGAACGGCGACATTTTGCATGGATGGAAACTCACCATGACAAGAGTTTCGACTAA
- a CDS encoding CNNM domain-containing protein has translation MYLLDLGIIFLLIIANGILAMTEFAIVSSNRNKISHMAKTNKGARVAHQLMDNPGEFLK, from the coding sequence GTGTATTTATTAGATCTCGGTATAATCTTTTTATTAATTATCGCAAATGGTATTTTAGCGATGACTGAATTTGCCATTGTTTCATCTAATCGAAACAAAATAAGTCACATGGCAAAAACAAATAAAGGCGCAAGAGTCGCTCATCAACTTATGGATAATCCGGGAGAATTCCTCAAATGA
- a CDS encoding exopolysaccharide biosynthesis protein — translation MKNKNHKTVPKRSSEILMEIVKNKILKRELTYQYILQTLGDRAFGVAILFFSLPSLLPFFAIPGVAVIFSLPIVIFALGMVLGRKSLWLPKSIGNKTISHSKISRIISAVLPYIVRFERFSKPRWVFMTYRITEIINGITILCLAFLLMLPIPFSNFIFGGLLAIFSIGILEEDGLLIFMGYLCFIAYIFFIYVVGLKSVEAFLFIKNSV, via the coding sequence ATGAAGAATAAAAACCATAAAACAGTCCCTAAACGTTCTTCTGAGATTCTCATGGAGATTGTGAAAAATAAAATTTTGAAAAGAGAATTAACCTATCAGTATATTTTGCAGACTTTAGGTGACCGCGCATTTGGGGTCGCCATATTATTTTTTTCCTTACCAAGTCTTTTGCCATTTTTCGCTATACCTGGAGTTGCTGTTATCTTTAGTCTGCCTATTGTTATTTTTGCATTAGGAATGGTTTTGGGGAGGAAATCTCTTTGGCTACCAAAATCCATTGGAAATAAGACAATTTCTCATTCAAAAATTTCTAGGATTATTTCTGCCGTGCTCCCTTATATTGTGAGATTTGAGCGCTTTTCAAAACCAAGATGGGTCTTTATGACTTACCGCATCACAGAAATTATAAATGGCATAACTATTCTTTGCTTAGCTTTTTTGCTCATGCTGCCTATCCCTTTTAGTAATTTTATTTTTGGAGGATTGCTTGCTATTTTTAGCATCGGGATTTTAGAAGAGGATGGTCTTCTTATTTTTATGGGTTATCTTTGTTTTATAGCGTACATCTTTTTTATATATGTAGTGGGATTAAAATCTGTTGAAGCTTTCTTGTTTATTAAGAATTCTGTCTAA